One window from the genome of Pseudomonas fluorescens encodes:
- a CDS encoding AAA family ATPase, translating into MLKTLAVANYRSINKLVIPLGRLNLITGPNGSGKSNLYRALRLLAETAQGGVVNALAREGGLDSTFWAGPEEISRRMRNGEVPVQAIVRQGTKRLRLGFAGEDFSYSIALGLPEPSSSAFSLDPEIKRECIWAGPVFRPASLLMDRNGPMIRAREGRSWDVLAQHTPTFDSLFDQVGSLRTSPEVLQMREFIRRWRFYDHFRSDADAPVRQPQLGTRTPVLHHDGRDLAAALQTILEIGEDEALHAAIGDAFPGARLNIEKLQGGRFAIAFQQHGLLRPLSAAELSDGTLRYLLLVAALLTPRPPSLMVLNEPETSLHPDLLPALARLIIRASANCQVWVVSHATRLIAALEQDEQCNCIVLEKDLGQTGIVGQRALDEPAWHWPD; encoded by the coding sequence ATGCTCAAGACATTGGCGGTGGCCAACTACCGTTCGATCAATAAATTGGTCATTCCCCTGGGCCGGCTGAACCTGATCACCGGCCCCAACGGCAGCGGCAAATCCAATCTGTACCGTGCCCTGCGCCTGCTGGCCGAGACGGCCCAGGGTGGGGTGGTCAATGCCCTGGCCCGTGAAGGCGGACTCGATTCGACCTTCTGGGCCGGCCCGGAGGAAATCAGCCGCCGCATGCGTAACGGCGAGGTGCCGGTCCAGGCGATTGTGCGCCAGGGCACCAAGCGCCTGCGCCTGGGTTTCGCCGGGGAAGACTTCAGCTATTCGATCGCCCTGGGCTTGCCGGAGCCCAGCAGTTCAGCGTTCTCGCTGGACCCTGAAATCAAGCGCGAATGCATCTGGGCCGGCCCGGTGTTTCGGCCCGCCAGCCTGCTGATGGACCGCAATGGGCCGATGATTCGTGCCCGCGAAGGCCGTTCCTGGGATGTGCTGGCCCAGCACACGCCCACCTTCGACAGCCTGTTCGACCAGGTCGGCAGCCTGCGCACTTCGCCGGAGGTCCTGCAGATGCGCGAGTTCATCCGTCGCTGGCGCTTCTATGACCATTTTCGCAGCGACGCCGACGCCCCGGTGCGCCAACCGCAACTGGGCACCCGCACGCCGGTGCTGCACCACGACGGACGTGACCTGGCCGCGGCCCTGCAGACCATCCTTGAAATCGGCGAAGACGAAGCCCTGCATGCCGCCATCGGCGACGCGTTCCCCGGTGCCCGCCTGAACATCGAGAAACTGCAAGGCGGACGTTTCGCCATCGCGTTTCAACAACATGGCCTGCTGCGGCCGCTGTCCGCCGCCGAACTGTCGGACGGGACCCTGCGCTATCTGTTGCTGGTGGCCGCCCTGCTCACCCCACGACCGCCTTCGCTGATGGTGCTCAACGAACCGGAAACCAGCCTGCACCCGGACCTGTTGCCGGCCCTGGCGCGGTTGATCATCCGCGCCTCGGCAAATTGCCAGGTCTGGGTCGTGTCCCACGCCACGCGCCTGATCGCCGCCCTGGAACAGGATGAGCAGTGCAATTGCATCGTGCTGGAGAAAGACCTTGGACAGACCGGGATCGTCGGGCAGCGGGCGCTGGATGAGCCAGCGTGGCACTGGCCGGATTGA
- a CDS encoding transporter substrate-binding domain-containing protein yields MKTAKSSLLLLPLLAAALLVGCNKTEEPPKPNVASPSAASTSYLDKIKARDKLIVGVFTDKPPFGFVDEAGRYVGFDTDIGRRFAKDLLGDENKVEFVAVEPASRIPFLQSDKVDLILANMTVTPERKEAVEFTNPNLKVAVQALVPQASAVKSLDDLASRTTIVTTGTTADIWLTKNHPDWKLLKFEKNSESLQALANGRGDAYAQDNLVLFSWAKQNPGYRVLEQTLGAEAPIAPAVKKGNIELRDWVNAELAKLGEEKYLLKLYDQYVRKELSDDTKPESVIVEGGKWQG; encoded by the coding sequence ATGAAAACTGCCAAGTCTTCTCTGCTGCTACTGCCGTTGCTCGCCGCCGCTTTGCTGGTCGGCTGCAATAAAACCGAAGAACCGCCGAAGCCGAACGTGGCCAGCCCAAGCGCTGCGTCGACCAGCTATCTGGACAAAATCAAGGCGCGGGACAAATTGATTGTCGGCGTCTTCACCGACAAGCCGCCGTTTGGCTTCGTCGATGAGGCGGGGCGTTATGTCGGCTTCGATACCGACATCGGTCGTCGATTCGCCAAGGACCTGCTCGGCGATGAAAACAAGGTCGAGTTCGTCGCGGTCGAACCGGCGAGCCGGATTCCGTTCCTGCAAAGTGACAAGGTCGACCTGATCCTGGCCAACATGACCGTGACCCCGGAGCGCAAGGAGGCGGTGGAGTTCACCAACCCGAACCTGAAAGTCGCGGTGCAGGCGCTGGTGCCACAAGCCAGCGCGGTGAAAAGCCTCGATGACCTGGCGAGCCGCACCACCATCGTCACCACCGGCACCACGGCGGACATCTGGCTGACCAAAAATCACCCGGACTGGAAGCTGCTCAAGTTCGAGAAAAATTCCGAGTCCTTGCAAGCTCTGGCCAACGGGCGTGGCGATGCCTATGCCCAGGACAATCTGGTGCTGTTCAGTTGGGCCAAGCAGAACCCCGGCTATCGCGTGCTGGAGCAGACACTGGGCGCCGAAGCGCCGATTGCACCGGCGGTGAAGAAGGGCAATATCGAGTTGCGTGATTGGGTCAATGCCGAGTTGGCGAAGCTGGGTGAAGAGAAGTACTTGCTCAAGCTGTACGACCAATACGTGCGCAAGGAACTGAGCGATGACACCAAGCCGGAGAGTGTGATTGTCGAGGGTGGCAAATGGCAGGGGTGA
- a CDS encoding amino acid ABC transporter ATP-binding protein: MSALIEFKGFNKFFGEQQVLDGIDLQVQSGEVIVILGPSGCGKSTLLRCLNGLEVAHSGSLAFAGRELLDKGTDWREVRQQIGMVFQSYHLFPHMSVLDNLLLGPVKVQKRDRREARAQAEALLARVGLLDKRDAFPRQLSGGQQQRIAIVRSLCMNPKVMLFDEVTAALDPEMVKEVLEVIQGLAREGMTLLIVTHEMAFARAVADRIVFMDAGRILEQNPPEIFFTNPQTARAQQFLEKFSYVAALPKTTQTKELELS; encoded by the coding sequence ATGAGCGCATTGATCGAGTTCAAGGGTTTCAACAAGTTTTTCGGCGAACAGCAGGTGCTGGATGGCATCGATCTGCAAGTGCAGTCGGGCGAAGTGATCGTCATCCTCGGCCCCAGTGGTTGCGGAAAAAGTACCTTGCTGCGTTGTCTCAACGGGCTGGAGGTGGCCCACAGCGGCAGCTTGGCATTCGCCGGTCGCGAGTTGCTGGACAAGGGCACCGACTGGCGCGAAGTGCGGCAGCAGATCGGCATGGTGTTTCAGAGCTATCACTTGTTCCCGCACATGAGCGTGCTCGATAACCTGCTGCTCGGCCCGGTCAAAGTGCAAAAGCGCGACCGCCGCGAAGCACGCGCACAGGCCGAAGCCTTGCTGGCGCGGGTTGGGCTGCTGGACAAGCGCGATGCCTTTCCACGTCAGCTCTCCGGCGGCCAGCAGCAACGCATCGCCATTGTGCGTTCGCTGTGCATGAACCCCAAGGTCATGTTGTTCGATGAGGTCACCGCCGCCCTCGACCCGGAGATGGTCAAGGAAGTGCTGGAAGTCATCCAGGGCCTGGCCCGCGAAGGCATGACGCTGTTGATCGTCACCCACGAAATGGCCTTCGCTCGCGCCGTGGCTGACCGCATCGTGTTCATGGACGCCGGGCGGATCCTTGAACAAAACCCTCCCGAGATTTTCTTTACGAACCCGCAAACCGCACGAGCGCAGCAGTTCCTGGAGAAGTTCTCCTACGTCGCCGCACTACCCAAAACGACTCAAACAAAGGAACTGGAACTGTCATGA
- a CDS encoding amino acid ABC transporter permease, producing MASSGLELLWVSLPQLGKGAAQTLSISFLSIALSTVGGVLYGVLRTLGVKGVDVVLRVYLELFRAIPVLVWLYLLFFGLPIFFGLSLPSFWCAVLVLSLWGASEVGEVVRGALHSLPRGQREAGLSIGLNGLQLYGHVLLPQALRRMTPPTINVYTRIIKTSSLAVLIGVVDVIKVGQQIIERTYESVLIYGALFLFFFFICYPLSAASRVLERRWTQA from the coding sequence ATGGCCAGTTCGGGTCTTGAGTTGCTGTGGGTGTCGTTGCCGCAACTGGGCAAGGGCGCCGCGCAAACCTTGTCGATTTCCTTCCTGAGCATCGCCCTCAGCACTGTGGGCGGCGTGCTTTATGGGGTGTTGCGGACGTTGGGTGTGAAAGGCGTGGATGTCGTTCTGCGGGTCTACCTGGAGTTGTTCCGGGCGATCCCGGTGCTGGTCTGGTTGTACCTGCTGTTCTTCGGCCTGCCGATCTTTTTCGGCTTGAGCCTTCCAAGCTTTTGGTGCGCGGTCCTGGTGTTGTCGTTATGGGGCGCAAGCGAGGTGGGTGAAGTGGTACGCGGTGCATTGCATTCGTTGCCGCGCGGCCAGCGCGAGGCGGGCTTGTCCATTGGCTTGAACGGTCTGCAACTCTACGGCCATGTGTTGTTGCCGCAAGCGCTCAGACGCATGACACCGCCGACCATCAACGTCTACACGCGCATCATCAAGACCAGCTCCCTGGCCGTGCTGATCGGCGTGGTGGACGTGATCAAGGTCGGCCAGCAGATCATCGAGCGCACCTACGAGTCCGTGCTGATCTACGGCGCGCTGTTCCTGTTTTTCTTCTTTATCTGCTACCCGCTTTCGGCCGCCTCCCGCGTGCTGGAGCGGCGCTGGACGCAAGCATGA
- a CDS encoding amino acid ABC transporter permease has translation MNFDYAFILSTLPAFLKAVGVTLQVGLIAIATSLLVALVNATILVLRTPYLQRLVGLYVELARNTPLLIQLFFVYFALPALGIKVSGFAAAIITMTFLGGAYLTEVLRAGVDAVPQAQLESGRSIGLSHGQLLRYVILPQAGILSLPSLFANFIFLLKETTVVSAVAVPEILYTTKSYIALYYKTYEMLAVLTLICVLLFLPLSLLLSRLERRLQHGQFGS, from the coding sequence ATGAACTTCGATTACGCTTTTATCCTCAGCACCCTCCCGGCGTTTCTCAAGGCCGTGGGCGTGACGCTGCAAGTTGGCCTTATCGCCATCGCCACCTCGCTGCTGGTGGCGCTCGTGAACGCAACGATCCTGGTGTTGCGCACACCTTACCTGCAACGCCTGGTGGGGCTGTATGTGGAGCTGGCCCGCAACACCCCGCTGCTTATTCAGTTGTTCTTCGTCTACTTCGCCTTGCCGGCGCTGGGCATCAAGGTGTCGGGGTTTGCCGCAGCGATCATCACCATGACGTTCCTGGGAGGCGCCTATCTCACGGAAGTGCTGCGGGCGGGCGTGGACGCGGTGCCCCAGGCGCAATTGGAATCCGGCCGTTCCATCGGCCTGTCCCACGGGCAGTTGCTGCGCTACGTGATCCTGCCGCAGGCCGGGATCCTCAGCTTGCCGTCGCTGTTCGCCAACTTCATTTTCCTGCTCAAGGAGACCACCGTGGTCTCGGCCGTGGCGGTGCCGGAGATTCTCTACACCACCAAAAGCTACATCGCGCTCTACTACAAGACCTACGAAATGCTCGCTGTGCTGACGCTGATTTGCGTGCTGCTGTTCTTGCCGCTGTCGCTGCTGCTCAGCCGCCTGGAAAGGAGGCTCCAGCATGGCCAGTTCGGGTCTTGA
- a CDS encoding MetQ/NlpA family ABC transporter substrate-binding protein, with the protein MKKVLLFTALAAALTSGLAQAAEKLVVAATPVPHAEILELIKPTLAKEGVDLEIKVFTDYVQPNVQVDQKRLDANYFQTLPYLKNFNEGKGTNLVTVIGVHVEPFGGYSKKYKTLADLPDGATIALPNEGSNSGRALILLQKAGLIELKDPKNALATPKDIAKNPRNFKFKELESAMLPRVLDQVDLDLINTNYALEAGLNPAKDALVIEGSDSPYVNFLVARPDNKDSPAIQKLAKALTSPEVKAFIEKKYSGAVLPAF; encoded by the coding sequence ATGAAAAAGGTTCTGTTGTTCACCGCATTGGCGGCAGCCCTGACGTCGGGCCTGGCCCAGGCTGCAGAGAAACTGGTGGTGGCCGCCACGCCGGTGCCCCACGCTGAAATCCTCGAGCTGATCAAGCCAACCCTGGCCAAGGAAGGCGTGGACCTGGAAATCAAGGTCTTCACCGACTACGTCCAACCCAACGTGCAGGTTGACCAGAAACGCCTGGACGCCAACTACTTCCAGACCCTGCCGTACTTGAAGAACTTCAACGAAGGCAAAGGCACGAACCTGGTGACCGTGATCGGTGTTCACGTCGAACCGTTCGGTGGCTACTCCAAGAAGTACAAGACGCTGGCTGACCTGCCAGACGGCGCGACCATCGCGCTGCCCAACGAAGGCAGCAACAGCGGCCGTGCGCTGATCCTGTTGCAGAAGGCTGGCCTGATCGAGTTGAAAGACCCGAAAAACGCGTTGGCGACGCCGAAAGACATCGCCAAGAACCCGCGCAACTTCAAGTTCAAGGAGCTGGAATCGGCCATGCTGCCGCGGGTGCTGGACCAGGTCGACCTGGACCTGATCAACACCAACTATGCCCTGGAAGCGGGTCTTAACCCGGCCAAGGATGCCTTGGTGATCGAAGGTTCGGATTCGCCTTACGTCAACTTCCTGGTGGCCCGTCCGGACAACAAGGACAGCCCGGCCATCCAGAAACTGGCAAAGGCCTTGACCAGCCCTGAAGTGAAGGCGTTCATCGAGAAGAAATACAGCGGTGCGGTACTGCCGGCGTTCTGA
- a CDS encoding sigma 54-interacting transcriptional regulator has protein sequence MSLHETFGQPLLTFPDAEKSPLSIRAKALVFVDPRSRQLRQELEQLAPRAISVLIRGETGSGKELLARHIHRESDRGGLFVSVNCGAISPTYADAELFGYAAGSYSGSASSRAGWFGSANGGTLYLDEIGDLPLPIQIKLLAALENHEVTRVGAHQPSPVDVRLVAATSIDLAQAVAAGKFHERLYHYLGEGRLELPALRERVGDILSLAEYFLGIYSQRLGLAVPLISEAAQHALEQHSWPGNTRELENVIHFALLVSTGEEILPEHLNLPPQPSVPELIEQQVAQVIAGGSEGERAALKVLLSRLGSTL, from the coding sequence ATGAGTTTGCATGAAACCTTCGGTCAGCCCTTGCTGACCTTTCCCGATGCGGAAAAAAGCCCCCTGAGCATTCGCGCCAAGGCGCTGGTGTTTGTCGACCCCCGTTCACGGCAGTTGCGCCAGGAGTTGGAGCAACTGGCGCCCCGTGCGATCTCGGTGCTGATACGCGGCGAAACCGGTAGCGGCAAGGAACTGCTGGCCCGGCATATCCATCGCGAAAGCGATCGCGGCGGATTGTTTGTGTCGGTCAACTGCGGCGCCATCAGCCCGACCTACGCCGACGCCGAACTGTTCGGGTATGCCGCCGGCAGCTACAGCGGCTCGGCCAGCAGCCGGGCCGGTTGGTTCGGTTCGGCCAACGGCGGCACCCTTTACCTGGATGAAATCGGCGATTTGCCGCTGCCGATCCAGATCAAGTTGCTGGCGGCCCTGGAGAACCACGAAGTCACCCGTGTCGGCGCCCACCAGCCCAGTCCGGTGGATGTCCGTCTGGTCGCGGCCACCAGTATCGACCTGGCGCAAGCGGTGGCGGCCGGGAAATTCCACGAACGGCTCTACCACTACCTGGGCGAAGGCCGACTGGAACTGCCGGCCCTGCGTGAACGGGTGGGCGATATTCTGTCCCTGGCCGAATACTTCCTGGGCATCTACAGCCAGCGACTCGGCCTGGCCGTGCCGCTGATCAGTGAGGCGGCGCAGCATGCCCTCGAACAGCACAGTTGGCCGGGCAACACCCGCGAGTTGGAAAACGTCATTCATTTCGCATTGCTGGTGAGTACGGGCGAGGAAATTTTGCCGGAGCATTTGAATTTGCCACCCCAGCCTTCAGTGCCGGAACTGATCGAGCAGCAAGTGGCGCAGGTCATCGCAGGGGGATCGGAAGGTGAGCGTGCCGCACTCAAGGTGCTGCTCAGTCGATTGGGCTCGACGCTGTAA
- a CDS encoding alpha/beta hydrolase, giving the protein MRNESIRYLIVPGWQGSPENHWQTHWQNSLPNSARVEQADWVTPRREDWVAALAEAVAADSTPVILIAHSLGCITVAHWAATAPVQFLRQVRGALLVAPADVERPACVPALRNFAPIPSDLLPFPSQVVSSDNDDAVSAPRALELARNWGAEAGILAGAGHINVKSGHQRWEQGFAYLYRLQNRMEHHALRRA; this is encoded by the coding sequence ATGCGCAACGAATCGATTCGCTACCTGATTGTGCCGGGCTGGCAAGGATCGCCGGAAAATCATTGGCAAACCCACTGGCAGAACAGCCTGCCCAACAGTGCCAGGGTCGAGCAGGCCGACTGGGTGACGCCTCGGCGTGAAGACTGGGTCGCGGCGCTGGCCGAGGCCGTGGCCGCCGACAGCACGCCGGTGATCCTGATTGCCCATAGCCTGGGTTGCATCACGGTGGCCCATTGGGCCGCCACCGCGCCGGTGCAGTTTTTGCGGCAGGTGCGTGGGGCGTTACTGGTGGCGCCGGCGGATGTCGAGCGGCCAGCCTGCGTCCCGGCGCTGCGCAACTTCGCGCCGATTCCCAGCGATCTGTTGCCGTTCCCAAGCCAAGTGGTCAGTTCCGACAACGACGACGCCGTGAGCGCCCCACGCGCCCTGGAACTGGCGCGCAACTGGGGGGCCGAGGCCGGAATCCTGGCCGGGGCGGGGCATATCAACGTGAAGTCCGGCCACCAGCGTTGGGAGCAGGGTTTCGCTTATCTCTATCGTCTGCAAAACCGCATGGAGCATCACGCCCTGCGTCGCGCCTGA
- a CDS encoding DUF2789 domain-containing protein gives MEPPIHTLRALFKQLGLPDDAIGIDQFIATHSPLKPGLHLADAFFWNEGQRQMLREEILEDADWAEVIDQLDVLMRKGRSERPA, from the coding sequence ATGGAACCGCCGATCCACACCCTTCGCGCATTGTTCAAGCAACTGGGCTTGCCCGATGACGCCATTGGCATTGATCAGTTCATCGCCACGCATTCACCCCTCAAGCCCGGATTGCACTTGGCCGATGCGTTTTTCTGGAATGAGGGCCAGCGGCAAATGCTGCGCGAGGAAATCCTCGAGGATGCGGACTGGGCGGAAGTGATAGACCAGTTGGATGTGTTGATGCGCAAGGGGCGTAGCGAGCGACCTGCCTGA
- a CDS encoding NfeD family protein — MNIHWLTVALLAISGAAFGADGLMPPGTDPLGFWLIAVGVALLVFEAALPNYGVAGLGGIVLCVIGAVILTNADVPVPLMLGLGLISALLLLALLVRALKTRPRQPISGDARLLGSVTAVTALQAGNNHHGWVQLEGERWQVASATPLRPGQAVRVISRKGLLLEVAAADSGGV, encoded by the coding sequence GTGAACATTCACTGGTTGACGGTTGCGCTGCTGGCGATCAGCGGAGCCGCGTTCGGCGCCGATGGCCTCATGCCGCCAGGCACCGATCCCCTGGGTTTCTGGCTGATCGCCGTTGGCGTGGCCTTGCTGGTCTTCGAGGCAGCCTTGCCCAATTACGGCGTCGCGGGGCTGGGTGGCATTGTCTTGTGTGTGATTGGCGCGGTCATCCTGACCAACGCCGATGTACCGGTTCCGCTGATGCTCGGCCTGGGCCTGATCAGTGCCTTGCTGTTGCTCGCACTGCTGGTCCGTGCATTGAAAACGCGGCCGCGCCAACCCATCAGCGGCGATGCCAGACTGCTGGGCAGCGTCACGGCGGTGACCGCGTTGCAGGCCGGCAACAATCATCATGGCTGGGTCCAGTTGGAAGGCGAACGCTGGCAAGTGGCAAGCGCGACGCCGCTGCGGCCTGGGCAAGCGGTGCGGGTCATCTCCCGCAAGGGTTTGCTGCTGGAAGTGGCCGCCGCTGACTCCGGAGGGGTATGA
- a CDS encoding slipin family protein codes for MQIGFVLLLLLVIALAGATFRILREYERAVVFQLGRFWQVKGPGLILLIPVVQQMIRVDLRTIVLDVPPQDVITRDNVSVKVNAVLYFRVLDPQKAIIQVENFLMATSQLAQTTLRAVLGKHDLDQLLAEREQLNGDIQQVLDAQTDAWGIKVANVEIKHVDLNESMIRAIARQAEAERERRAKVIHAEGELQASEKLMQAAEMLGRQPGAMQLRYMQTLGSIAGDKSSTIVFPLPIELLKGMAELSPNKP; via the coding sequence ATGCAAATCGGTTTTGTGCTGCTGTTGCTGCTGGTGATCGCGCTGGCGGGAGCGACATTCCGGATCCTGCGCGAATACGAACGCGCGGTGGTGTTCCAGCTAGGACGGTTCTGGCAGGTCAAGGGACCGGGGTTGATCCTGCTGATTCCGGTGGTACAGCAGATGATCCGCGTCGACCTGCGCACCATTGTCCTCGACGTACCGCCCCAGGACGTGATCACCCGGGACAACGTCTCGGTGAAAGTCAATGCGGTGCTGTATTTCCGTGTGCTCGACCCGCAGAAGGCGATCATCCAGGTCGAAAATTTCCTCATGGCCACCAGCCAACTGGCCCAGACCACGTTGCGCGCAGTCCTCGGCAAGCATGACCTGGACCAACTGCTGGCCGAGCGCGAGCAATTGAATGGTGACATCCAGCAAGTGCTCGACGCCCAGACCGACGCCTGGGGCATCAAGGTGGCGAACGTCGAGATCAAGCACGTGGACCTCAACGAATCCATGATCCGCGCCATCGCCCGCCAAGCCGAGGCCGAGCGGGAACGCCGGGCCAAAGTGATCCACGCCGAAGGCGAGTTGCAAGCCTCGGAAAAACTCATGCAGGCCGCCGAAATGCTCGGGCGCCAGCCAGGCGCCATGCAACTGCGCTACATGCAGACGCTGGGCTCGATTGCCGGGGATAAAAGCTCCACCATCGTCTTCCCCTTGCCGATCGAATTGCTCAAGGGGATGGCGGAGTTGTCGCCCAACAAGCCGTGA
- a CDS encoding aspartyl beta-hydroxylase — protein sequence MEDLNLHGWLPIRLWQEAGQWWVDWCWFGDARLSQPFFGDAVEDALRLPFNQAFRRRTPLGALSQWQRQSPGLEPSAFIFHASRCGSTLISQMLAQLDDHIVISEPPPLDTLLRSDLPAAERCVALKGLMSAYGQRRRGVEQRLVVKLDAWNIGELPLLRECFPDTPWLFVYRDPLEISVSHLRRPGMHMVPGMIGATVLDDGLPFGSQEDFIPRRVGRLLGAGLEHCRALAGMAVNYTELPEAMTGRLAALFGLDDEQCEQVFATVGQHAKQPAQAFVGDSEDKRREASALLRERVLRWAQGPYEALECLRRS from the coding sequence GTGGAAGACCTGAACCTGCACGGTTGGTTGCCGATCCGCCTCTGGCAAGAGGCCGGACAGTGGTGGGTCGATTGGTGCTGGTTCGGCGACGCGCGACTGTCACAGCCGTTCTTTGGCGATGCGGTGGAAGACGCCCTGCGCCTGCCCTTCAACCAGGCGTTCCGCCGCCGGACGCCCTTGGGCGCACTCAGTCAGTGGCAACGACAATCCCCGGGACTTGAGCCCAGCGCATTCATTTTCCATGCCTCCCGTTGTGGCTCGACATTGATCAGCCAGATGCTCGCGCAGTTGGACGACCATATCGTTATCTCGGAACCGCCACCGCTGGATACGCTGCTGCGCAGTGATTTGCCAGCGGCCGAGCGGTGTGTGGCACTCAAGGGCTTGATGTCGGCCTACGGGCAGCGCCGCCGAGGTGTGGAGCAACGCCTGGTGGTCAAGCTCGACGCCTGGAACATCGGTGAACTGCCGCTGCTGCGTGAGTGCTTTCCCGACACACCCTGGCTGTTCGTGTACCGCGACCCCTTGGAAATTTCGGTCTCCCACCTGCGGCGTCCCGGCATGCACATGGTGCCGGGGATGATCGGGGCGACGGTCCTGGACGATGGATTGCCGTTCGGCAGCCAGGAAGATTTCATCCCGCGACGGGTGGGGCGGCTGTTGGGAGCCGGTCTGGAACACTGCCGGGCATTGGCTGGGATGGCGGTCAACTACACCGAACTGCCCGAGGCGATGACGGGCAGGTTGGCGGCGTTGTTCGGCCTCGATGATGAGCAATGCGAGCAAGTGTTCGCCACGGTGGGGCAGCATGCCAAGCAGCCGGCGCAGGCGTTTGTCGGCGACAGCGAGGACAAGCGCCGGGAGGCTTCGGCGCTGTTGCGGGAGCGGGTCCTGCGCTGGGCGCAGGGGCCTTACGAAGCGCTCGAGTGTCTGAGAAGGTCTTGA